Proteins encoded within one genomic window of Episyrphus balteatus chromosome 1, idEpiBalt1.1, whole genome shotgun sequence:
- the LOC129912438 gene encoding putative inorganic phosphate cotransporter, with protein MKTEIKGPFIGARHLQTLLLFLAAGVNYATRLNIAVSLVAMTDSKTTNPNFYEFDWTEKQKSYILSSFFWGYSLFQLPGGYAARRFGVKRTILIGTFSGALLSLSIPFCVFWGGWQIFCVIRLLQGCGQGVLFPSVYQHLAKWCPEEERNRLGVLCHSGVECGTIVAMYVTGMVAASDMGWPGISYVFSGMSIGFSLLWLIFAENSPADAKFITAIERSYILSSQASVERKKKQTPVPWKAILTSGPFISLLIARLCDTWGFMTMQAQIPSYLHGALKMEITKNAFYSALPYFTMWVCLYIFMISSDIVLRKKWTSLLVVRKTCNTIAMFGPAALFIAIGFLNESQRTLAIIFITLNVGLNGGHIIGNLLNLIDLAPNHTSILMAFVNTFASIVALVSPLVVGIIVHDVNDRSQWQIVFWIAAGLFILGNLQFLFFAQTDAQPWNDKDFMAKSDKEKGEKIKEVPSIGLHCKK; from the exons ATGAAGACGGAAATTAaag gtCCATTTATTGGAGCCCGTCATCTTCAAACGCTTTTACTCTTTCTGGCAGCTGGAGTTAACTATGCTACAAGACTTAACATTGCAGTTTCTTTGGTTGCTATGACAgattcaaaaacaacaaatccCAACTTTTAT GAATTCGATTGGaccgaaaaacaaaaatcctacATTCTGAGCAGTTTCTTTTGGGGATACAGTCTTTTCCAACTTCCTGGAGGATATGCAGCTCGTCGATTTGGCGTCAAAAGAACTATTTTAATTGGAACATTTTCCGGAGCTCTGTTGAGTCTTTCGATACCGTTTTGTGTATTTTGGGGAGGTTGGCAAATATTTTGTGTTATTCGACTTCTTCAGGGTTGTGGTCAGGGTGTACTTTTTCCTAGTGTTTACCAGCATCTAGCAAAGTGGTGTCCTGAAGAAGAACGAAATCGACTTGGAGTGCTTTGTCATTCAGGTGTAGAATGTGGCACAATTGTGGCAATGTATGTTACCGGGATGGTTGCTGCTTCGGATATGGGATGGCCAGGAATATCGTATGTTTTCAGTGGAATGAGTATAGGCTTTAGTTTGCTTTGGCTGATATTCGCTGAAAATAGTCCAGCTGATGCAAAGTTTATTACTGCTATCGAAAGGAGTTACATTCTAAGTTCTCAAGCAAGTGTTGAACGAAAGAAGAAGCAAACACCAGTACCATGGAAGGCTATTTTGACATCTGGTCCGTTTATATCACTTTTAATAGCGCGGTTATGTGACACTTGGGGCTTTATGACGATGCAAGCCCAAATTCCATCTTATCTTCATGGAGCTTTGAAAATGGAAATTACTAAAAATGCATTCTATTCAGCTTTACCTTATTTCACGATGTGGGTGTGCTTGTATATCTTTATGATATCATCTGACATAGTATTAAGAAAGAAATGGACTTCGTTACTGGTAGTACGGAAAACTTGTAACACAATAGCAATGTTTGGTCCTGCAGCACTTTTTATCGCGATTGGATTTCTAAATGAAAGTCAAAGAACTTTAGCGATAATCTTTATCACTTTAAATGTGGGACTGAATGGTGGTCATATCATTGGTAATTTATTAAATCTAATTGATTTAGCACCAAATCATACAAGTATCCTTATGGCTTTTGTTAACACTTTTGCGAGTATTGTTGCTCTGGTTTCTCCACTTGTTGTCGGAATAATTGTTCATGATGTT AATGATCGATCACAATGGCAGATTGTGTTTTGGATAGCAGCAGGACTTTTTATCCTTGGGaacttacaatttttgtttttcgccCAGACTGATGCGCAACCATGGAACGATAAAGATTTTATGGCTAAGAGTGATAAAGAAAAAGGTGAAAAAATTAAGGAAGTACCTTCAATAGGTTTACACTGTAAAAAATAG